The bacterium genome has a segment encoding these proteins:
- a CDS encoding saccharopine dehydrogenase-like oxidoreductase: MMQIAVLGAGGLGKAAGKIISLKKEMRLVAICDHQGFAFNPDGLNCAEIEEIKIGSTVGKMPDGKMSDDSIGEIIKISNDIDGIFVALPNLPNEFIPGVIQRFIDAGYQGVWTDALKRTQAMELMFELNEGLKSTKSTYITGAGATPGLLTAAAVIAAQSFIEVSKVTIWWGVGIANWEAYKATIREDIAHLPGFTVEKAKALSDEDVTKLLDERNGILELHEMEHADDLLLQKAGVVDSRDKVEVGGVLDTRHAKKPVTTTMTLTGKTFDGKTSSHKFILGDETTMAANVIGPALGYLKRAKWLNEHQIYGIYGSTEFMPGVVK, translated from the coding sequence ATGATGCAAATAGCCGTGTTAGGTGCAGGTGGTTTAGGTAAAGCCGCGGGGAAAATTATTAGTCTGAAAAAAGAGATGAGATTAGTCGCTATTTGCGACCATCAGGGATTTGCCTTTAATCCAGATGGACTTAATTGTGCGGAAATTGAAGAGATTAAAATAGGTTCAACCGTGGGTAAAATGCCTGATGGGAAAATGTCTGATGACTCAATTGGCGAGATTATAAAAATAAGTAATGACATTGATGGCATATTTGTCGCCTTACCTAATTTGCCAAATGAATTCATTCCAGGAGTTATTCAACGGTTTATTGATGCTGGATACCAGGGGGTATGGACTGATGCACTGAAAAGGACCCAGGCGATGGAATTGATGTTTGAACTAAACGAAGGGCTAAAATCAACGAAGAGCACTTACATCACTGGCGCCGGGGCAACACCAGGCTTATTAACTGCGGCGGCAGTCATAGCCGCTCAATCATTTATTGAAGTTTCAAAAGTGACCATCTGGTGGGGTGTCGGAATAGCCAATTGGGAGGCATATAAAGCCACTATTCGTGAAGATATTGCCCATCTACCCGGATTTACTGTTGAAAAGGCAAAGGCACTCTCGGATGAAGATGTAACAAAATTGTTAGACGAACGAAATGGGATATTAGAATTGCATGAGATGGAACATGCCGATGATTTACTTCTCCAAAAAGCAGGTGTAGTCGATTCAAGAGATAAGGTTGAAGTAGGTGGAGTCCTGGATACCCGACATGCTAAAAAACCGGTAACGACAACAATGACATTAACCGGTAAGACCTTTGATGGAAAAACCTCAAGCCATAAATTTATACTCGGTGATGAAACAACAATGGCGGCAAATGTCATTGGTCCGGCACTGGGTTATCTTAAACGGGCAAAATGGCTCAATGAACATCAAATCTACGGCATCTATGGCTCTACTGAATTTATGCCAGGAGTGGTGAAATAG